GGCTTCCGCGACCCATAACGCCTTGGAAAGTCCGGCAATAATCCGATTTCGAGTTGCATGATGGAGCGCATAGGTCGAAGCAAGAGGAGGATGTTCACTGACAATGGCTCCACCTTGTCGAACGATCTCGCCAAATAGAGTTTTGTTTTCTGCAGGGTAGGATCGGTCAACAGTCACACCGAGTACCACGATCCCCACACCCCCTGTTCCCCAAGTTACGCGGTGAGCCTCCGAATCAATACCCAAAGCGCCCCCTGAGACGACAGCTCTACCTAATGCGCAAGCTGATATAGCCCGTTGGCCCGCCCACCATAACGGGCCCTTGCCCGCGGTTCGTGAACCGACAATTGCATCGGCATCCCCGTATAACGCGGCGGCAGAACCTCTAACGTAAAGGCCAAGTGGTGGATTTTTCAATAGTTTTAGGGAGCCCGGTAAATCCCAGGGCGCTATCGTTTGAATTCCGAGCGTGAGAATAGCTTTGGCGCAGCGACCAGCCTTAACCAATACACTCCTTGGTAATGACGTCGTTAAGTCGAGTAAGACTTGCTCGGGTCTCGGGGACTCCAGGAGCCTCACAACCTCACAGCGTTTGGGCCTTGGTCCTAAGGATAATGCTGACAATGCTTGTACGAGGTCGTTCATGCCATTCATAGAGCACTGAACATGCCATGATGGTGACCTTGTAAATTATAGGTAATTAATAGAGAGGTGTCGCTGGGATTCCAAATTGACACGCGGCCCTTGCAACAACGCGACGTATTCGGCTGAGACCATAAAAAAAGGCCGTGATAACACGGCCTTTAATCGTTTCTAGTTCAGATTTAACCTTGGGAACGGGGTTAAATATCTAGAGCGTTACTCAAGCTTCTTCTTGAGACTGCACGCTACCAGCTACTCGTTCCTTGGAACGGTAGTAGCCGCAGCTATTGCATACACGGTGAAGCTTTGAAGGCTCACCACACTGAGCGCAGGTAACATACCCTGGCTTATCAAGTGCGTGGTGTGAACGGTGCATACCGGTTCGTGAATGTGACTTGCGTTTCTTTGGAACTGCCATGGTCTTTTACTCCTGAAGCGCTTCTAAGTCTGCCAAGTCGTTGACGAAACGCTTCCGTCCTAATGTTAGCGCCACCAAGGCGCCGTCGGTCGGTTTTCACCGGCCCTTCAGAGTCATCAATACCCGTGAAGGGTGCGCTACTTACGTCTCGCGCTGCCGTTTTGTCAACCAAATTAGTCGTTTTCTTCTGTTTTTCATCGATCTAACCCAGATAGCTCGCTCAGTTTTTCTTGTTTTTAGAAATAAATACGGTACTGAAGCCTATATGACCACCCTTTTGGCCAAACTACGTGAGCGCCTGCAGCACCTGCAGCCTGCAGACTCCACCCTCATTCTAGCCTGCAGCGGTGGCTCGGATTCCCAGGTCATGCTCGATTTAGTTGGTCAATTGAAGCTAAAAGGACAAATTGGTTCCGTCGTCGCAGTAGGCGTTGACCACGGTCTTAGACCTGAAGCGAAAAAAGAACTAGAGCTTGTGGGACAACTTGCTCAGACTTACGGTATTCCATTTAATATATTAACGATCAGCCTCCCCAGCCATGGTAACCTACTCGAAAATGCTCGAGAAGCACGCTATGCCGCTATTCGGCAGTTTGCTCAAGAATTCCCTCAACCGATTATTTCAACGGCCCATACCGCTACAGATCAATGTGAGACCCTGGTTCAGCGTTTATCCCGTGGAACAGGCTTACGGGGTGCGGGCGCAATCCGTGAACAACGGGGAGATATTATCCGTCCTCTACTGGGCATCACACGAGGGGAAGTCCTCGTCTATGCAAACTCGCGCTCGTTAAGCTTCGCCTCCGATCCCAGCAACCTCAACCGAGTTCGAACACGGACACGAATCCGCGAAGACGTGGTACCCGTTCTTTCCGAACTCAACCCAGAAGCCGAAAAACACTGGTCACGGTTTGCCGGCCGCTCAGCACGGGCCACAGACTTCCTGAACCGAATGGCTCAACCGTTGCTTGAGGAGGCAAAAGGCCAGCTGGACAGCCTGAATATCGAGGTGCTTCAAAAAGCGGATCCTTATTTACGCGAGTGGGCACTCTCAGCATGGCTCGAAATGCAAAATCTGCCGGTTGAAAATAGCTACATCGAACAACTTGGATACCTTCTCGGTACCCCGGGGAAGAAAATGACACTCGGCGGAAAAGTCATTTTGAACGAGGCCAATT
This portion of the Deltaproteobacteria bacterium genome encodes:
- the tilS gene encoding tRNA lysidine(34) synthetase TilS, giving the protein MTTLLAKLRERLQHLQPADSTLILACSGGSDSQVMLDLVGQLKLKGQIGSVVAVGVDHGLRPEAKKELELVGQLAQTYGIPFNILTISLPSHGNLLENAREARYAAIRQFAQEFPQPIISTAHTATDQCETLVQRLSRGTGLRGAGAIREQRGDIIRPLLGITRGEVLVYANSRSLSFASDPSNLNRVRTRTRIREDVVPVLSELNPEAEKHWSRFAGRSARATDFLNRMAQPLLEEAKGQLDSLNIEVLQKADPYLREWALSAWLEMQNLPVENSYIEQLGYLLGTPGKKMTLGGKVILNEANYIWGPAKSPHIRQQLTIGEQFNVPALGGYLKTHLEGPKKTLISQVKGPRQVAFDADRLHLGLEVRPWQAGDRFEPFGLQGSVKIGDLFTNLKIPTPLREHWPLVVCGEEIIWVVGLRRGAFAPMSKATTHVLYVEYVGSLVH
- the rpmF gene encoding 50S ribosomal protein L32; this translates as MAVPKKRKSHSRTGMHRSHHALDKPGYVTCAQCGEPSKLHRVCNSCGYYRSKERVAGSVQSQEEA